One window of Dysidea avara chromosome 11, odDysAvar1.4, whole genome shotgun sequence genomic DNA carries:
- the LOC136237840 gene encoding protein NLRC3-like isoform X1, producing the protein MNGGIKEISNALFVNDSIHSLTLKGVVLRDDEICMLMDALAGKPIQHLNLSNNLGCCSEGAKAIAMFIGTCATLLSLTFSFDLMMLSEKGFESFVSQFRCHGKIIPEYIKCDLSGICALTDALNNNLSLTSLDISPPLFWECDEWWHKLTSNIQQMRSLKSLHLPGYNLNLNNVSALVHFIHFNKSLVSLNISGDSIDDTGMGALCNALCYNETLKLLDVSKNEVNFTDNIAQVLWNNYNLTCLALGSNKISDEGCRHLAIALSVNKTLTSLYVRDNMIGDDGAKELAGMFAKNATLLQMDLSFNDIRDEGAKALVNALCVSGGLKILLIIFNDIKFEECLLFNPHITIDNKFFAYTADFWNAIPLLSAQFVMGKHVYFTEQKFYGEWKGKKLNKINLQNVYNHIIPEDQLDCLKYYQQNEFGDNDSNNDDGGNNDSNNDD; encoded by the coding sequence ATGAACGGTGGAATTAAAGAAATTTCTAATGCACTATTTGTCAATGATTCCATTCATTCTTTGACACTTAAAGGAGTGGTATTAAGGGATGATGAAATCTGCATGTTAATGGATGCTTTGGCAGGTAAACCTATACAGCATTTGAATCTTTCTAACAATCTTGGTTGCTGTAGTGAAGGTGCAAAAGCTATTGCAATGTTTATTGGTACATGTGCAACACTGTTGTCTCTTACATTCAGTTTTGATCTGATGATGTTATCTGAAAAAGGATTTGAGTCGTTTGTTAGTCAGTTTCGTTGTCACGGGAAGATAATTCCAGAATATATTAAGTGCGATCTCAGTGGCATTTGTGCACTAACTGATGCTTTAAATAATAATTTATCTCTTACCTCATTAGATATCTCACCTCCTTTATTTTGGGAATGTGATGAATGGTGGCACAAGTTAACAAGTAACATACAACAAATGAGGAGCCTTAAGTCACTGCACCTGCCTGGTTATAATTTAAATTTGAACAATGTTTCAGCATTAGTACATTTTATCCATTTCAACAAATCGTTAGTTTCTCTGAACATTTCAGGGGATAGCATTGATGATACTGGAATGGGTGCACTGTGTAATGCTCTTTGCTACAATGAAACACTAAAGTTGTTAGATGTTTCCAAAAATGAAGTGAACTTTACTGATAACATTGCACAAGTTTTATGGAATAATTACAACTTAACTTGCTTGGCATTGGGGTCTAACAAAATTAGTGATGAAGGATGTAGACATTTAGCaattgcattgtcagtgaacaAGACACTCACTTCACTATATGTACGAGACAACATGATAGGTGATGATGGAGCCAAAGAATTAGCAGGCATGTTTGCAAAGAATGCAACTTTACTACAAATGGACTTGTCATTTAATGATATCAGAGATGAGGGTGCAAAGGCTCTAGTGAATGCTTTATGTGTCAGTGGTGGTCTAAAGATTTTGTTAATCATATTTAATGACATAAAATTTGAGGAATGTTTATTGTTTAATCCACATATTACTATTGATAACAAATTCTTTGCTTATACTGCCGACTTTTGGAATGCCATACCTTTGCTTTCAGCTCAGTTTGTGATGGGGAAACATGTATATTTTACAGAACAAAAATTTTATGGTGAATGGAAAGGAAAAAAgctcaataaaattaatttgcaaAATGTTTATAATCACATCATTCCAGAGGACCAGTTAGACTGCTTGAAGTATTACCAGCAAAATGAGTTTGGTGATAATGACAGCAATAATGACGATGGTGGTAACAATGACAGTAATAATGATGATTGA
- the LOC136237840 gene encoding protein NLRC3-like isoform X2, which produces MFIGTCATLLSLTFSFDLMMLSEKGFESFVSQFRCHGKIIPEYIKCDLSGICALTDALNNNLSLTSLDISPPLFWECDEWWHKLTSNIQQMRSLKSLHLPGYNLNLNNVSALVHFIHFNKSLVSLNISGDSIDDTGMGALCNALCYNETLKLLDVSKNEVNFTDNIAQVLWNNYNLTCLALGSNKISDEGCRHLAIALSVNKTLTSLYVRDNMIGDDGAKELAGMFAKNATLLQMDLSFNDIRDEGAKALVNALCVSGGLKILLIIFNDIKFEECLLFNPHITIDNKFFAYTADFWNAIPLLSAQFVMGKHVYFTEQKFYGEWKGKKLNKINLQNVYNHIIPEDQLDCLKYYQQNEFGDNDSNNDDGGNNDSNNDD; this is translated from the coding sequence ATGTTTATTGGTACATGTGCAACACTGTTGTCTCTTACATTCAGTTTTGATCTGATGATGTTATCTGAAAAAGGATTTGAGTCGTTTGTTAGTCAGTTTCGTTGTCACGGGAAGATAATTCCAGAATATATTAAGTGCGATCTCAGTGGCATTTGTGCACTAACTGATGCTTTAAATAATAATTTATCTCTTACCTCATTAGATATCTCACCTCCTTTATTTTGGGAATGTGATGAATGGTGGCACAAGTTAACAAGTAACATACAACAAATGAGGAGCCTTAAGTCACTGCACCTGCCTGGTTATAATTTAAATTTGAACAATGTTTCAGCATTAGTACATTTTATCCATTTCAACAAATCGTTAGTTTCTCTGAACATTTCAGGGGATAGCATTGATGATACTGGAATGGGTGCACTGTGTAATGCTCTTTGCTACAATGAAACACTAAAGTTGTTAGATGTTTCCAAAAATGAAGTGAACTTTACTGATAACATTGCACAAGTTTTATGGAATAATTACAACTTAACTTGCTTGGCATTGGGGTCTAACAAAATTAGTGATGAAGGATGTAGACATTTAGCaattgcattgtcagtgaacaAGACACTCACTTCACTATATGTACGAGACAACATGATAGGTGATGATGGAGCCAAAGAATTAGCAGGCATGTTTGCAAAGAATGCAACTTTACTACAAATGGACTTGTCATTTAATGATATCAGAGATGAGGGTGCAAAGGCTCTAGTGAATGCTTTATGTGTCAGTGGTGGTCTAAAGATTTTGTTAATCATATTTAATGACATAAAATTTGAGGAATGTTTATTGTTTAATCCACATATTACTATTGATAACAAATTCTTTGCTTATACTGCCGACTTTTGGAATGCCATACCTTTGCTTTCAGCTCAGTTTGTGATGGGGAAACATGTATATTTTACAGAACAAAAATTTTATGGTGAATGGAAAGGAAAAAAgctcaataaaattaatttgcaaAATGTTTATAATCACATCATTCCAGAGGACCAGTTAGACTGCTTGAAGTATTACCAGCAAAATGAGTTTGGTGATAATGACAGCAATAATGACGATGGTGGTAACAATGACAGTAATAATGATGATTGA
- the LOC136237830 gene encoding protein NLRC3-like translates to MEVYKLFYADLIKVLPMDDITFIGQLYSQDLLPGDLKGKVKSHSTQAEKASYFLDHVIEPSLSTSDSKESFERLISVMKRYNTPAVKELASKIRDHLSNASLHLENLPKCHKSTDGLAVLADRYRTQYQNARFKNISDQPYATNFYVPLTFAQRESRQKQKQLLTIAKQHHKTLSKLPNVVEITEMDYVSDRHLPLSLKLNKIYAAAPDNRTTNKIEELFILPNNKANIRSKSILIEGTPGIGKTELVKEIAYCWAKGEALMNIKLLIVLYLHDPKVQRINSIKMLIQLIVDDDLIDEDVAECAVEQLRDSQGSDVLFLMDSFDECHKKLHKNSFVMRLIERRVLSCSILFITSRPSGSYCLRTQVDQVFEIHGFDKESQSSFISHSLETLPAQQLKLENFLSSNPIISSYCFTPLYLRMLVFLFSQPGSYLPETAVEVIEKFILHTIYFNLNKSYKSKFNIPSKLKKMNELPKEAFELVCQFSKIAFEGVNTNQLVFTLEEMKKTCPKIENFIDGFGLLQAVEHYPETGAAGSEISLNFVHYTMQEFLAAYHISRLSEEEQYELLVSTHQEPSIFSNHDIVSDVPDHLMTYKAWIQSQYNNIWLIFASITGGESVALKKFVLKDFLQGEDKKMVLLFFQYYTEIKNEKMCQVLQGIFDDDNLITLAGGNFSHCHTSLFPHHMMFLVLLLSQSQGVHKSLKLTDIFISEDALIILGNYFQTNHVNVDCLCLENNNLKPSNAKIIGAIIKMNHLKTIAICENYFLEAEAKAVYDALSVQNSIHSLTLSNVGLSNNDICLLMDALEGKVIQNLDISDNRYGSEGLKAIATFVSACKTLSSLNLASNMIALTEEGIQYVLNLSQEDDVNVLSNHLYDFNGISALVDAFDNTLSLTSLDFAADLCPDKWCYKIAQAVQKLKNLQSLNFCYLNLMMLTVKTIANITRSNKSLASLNIANNNIDNPGINEILDTLLYNKTLRLLDISLNELSFKCAIKLVQVLQNNSVLTCLALGSNKISDEGCCYLAKALSVNKTLTSLYIRDNMISDDGAKELASALQRNTSLLHLDLSFNDITDNGAMALMHALHINNCLKVLFIIFNDINDEDCLVSNQHFKIDDTIFALTNNLQCTVSLFSAQFVRCRFQRHILFTKLRYYNEWKQETLIGINTMSMYHFIPEDQLNFLKYYINQWFGKQ, encoded by the exons ATGGAAGTTTATAAATTGTTTTATGCTGACCTAATTAAAGTCCTTCCAATGGATGATATCACGTTCATAGGACAGTTGTATTCCCAGGACTTACTGCCTGGTGATCTCAAAGGTAAAGTAAAGTCACACTCAACACAAGCAGAAAAGGCATCGTACTTTTTGGATCATGTAATTGAACCTAGTTTGAGTACAAGTGACAGCAAGGAATCATTTGAACGCTTAATATCAGTCATGAAAAGGTATAATACTCCAGCTGTTAAAGAGCTGGCAAGTAAAATCAGGG ACCACCTTTCAAATGCATCATTACATTTGGAAAATCTACCAAAATGCCATAAATCTACTG ATGGGCTAGCTGTATTGGCTGATCGATATCGTACCCAATATCAGAATGCAAGATTCAAAAACATCAGTGATCAACCATATGCAACAAATTTTTATGTACCTCTAACTTTTGCCCAGCGTGAGTCAAGGCAGAAACAGAAGCAGCTATTAACAATTGCAAAACAACATCACAAAACTCTAAGTAAATTGCCAAATGTAGTGGAAATAACTGAGATGGACTATGTTTCAGATAGACACCTCCCCTTATCTCTAAAACTTAATAAGATCTATGCTGCTGCTCCTGACAATAGAACGACTAATAAAATTGAAGAGCTGTTCATTTTGCCCAATAACAAAGCAAACATTAGATCCAAGAGTATATTGATTGAAGGCACACCTGGAATAGGAAAAACTGAATTGGTAAAAGAAATAGCATATTGTTGGGCAAAAGGTGAAGCTTTGATGAATATAAAGCTACTTATTGTGCTGTATTTACATGATCCAAAAGTGCAGAGGATCAACTCTATCAAAATGTTAATTCAACTTATCGTTGATGATGATTTGATTGATGAGGATGTAGCTGAATGTGCTGTTGAACAGCTACGTGATTCGCAAGGCTCTGATGTGTTATTTTTAATGGACAGTTTTGATGAATGTCACAAGAAGCTACACAAGAACAGTTTTGTTATGCGTCTTATTGAACGTAGAGTTTTATCATGTTCCATACTGTTTATTACATCACGTCCAAGTGGATCATACTGCTTGCGTACTCAAGTTGATCAAGTCTTTGAAATTCATGGTTTTGACAAAGAAAGTCAGAGTTCATTTATTTCACATTCTCTAGAAACTTTACCTGCACAACAACTAAAGTTAGAGAATTTCCTCAGTTCTAATCCCATTATAAGCAGCTACTGTTTTACCCCATTGTATTTACGTATGCTAGTATTCTTGTTCAGTCAACCTGGAAGCTATTTACCTGAAACTGCAGTGGAAGTAATTGAAAAGTTTATTTTGCACACAATATACTTTAATTTAAATAAATCTTATAAATCAAAGTTTAACATTCCTTCAAAGCTGAAAAAAATGAATGAATTACCCAAAGAAGCATTTGAACTTGTATGTCAATTTTCTAAAATTGCCTTTGAAGGTGTTAATACAAATCAATTGGTTTTTACACTTGAAGAAATGAAAAAGACATGTCCCAAAATTGAAAACTTTATAGATGGTTTTGGCTTATTGCAAGCTGTAGAGCATTATCCTGAAACTGGAGCAGCAGGCAGTGAAATATCGTTAAATTTTGTTCATTACACCATGCAGGAATTTCTTGCAGCTTATCATATATCAAGATTATCAGAAGAGGAACAATATGAATTGTTGGTATCTACGCATCAAGAACCCTCTATTTTCAGTAATCATGACATTGTAAGTGATGTTCCAGATCATTTAATGACATATAAAGCATGGATACAAAGTCAGTACAACAATATTTGGCTGATATTTGCTAGTATAACTGGTGGTGAATCTGTAGCTCTTAAGAAATTTGTTCTTAAAGATTTTCTTCAGGGTGAAGATAAGAAAATGGTTTTGTTATTCTTTCAGTATTACACAGAAATTAAGAATGAAAAAATGTGTCAAGTTCTGCAAGGTATATTTGATGATGATAACTTAATTACACTTGCAGGTGGTAACTTTAGCCATTGTCACACTTCACTGTTTCCCCATCACATGATGTTTTTAGTGCTACTGTTGTCACAGAGCCAAGGTGTTCACAAAAGCTTAAAACTCACAGACATTTTTATATCAGAGGATGCTCTAATTATTTTAGGAAATTATTTTCAGACAAACCATGTCAATGTTGATTGTTTATGTCTTGAAAATAATAACTTGAAACCATCAAATGCTAAAATAATTGGTGCCATTATTAAGATGAATCACCTAAAGACAATAGCAATATGTGAGAACTACTTTTTAGAAGCTGAAGCCAAAGCAGTTTATGATGCTTTATCTGTGCAGAATTCAATTCATTCCTTGACACTGAGCAATGTAGGACTATCAAATAATGATATTTGCTTGTTGATGGATGCTTTGGAAGGTAAAGTAATTCAGAACTTGGACATTTCTGATAATCGTTATGGTAGTGAAGGATTGAAAGCTATTGCCACTTTTGTTTCTGCATGTAAAACACTTTCATCTCTTAACTTGGCCAGTAATATGATTGCACTCACTGAAGAAGGAATCCAATATGTTTTAAATCTTTCTCAAGAAGATGATGTGAATGTGTTGTCTAACCATTTGTATGATTTCAATGGAATCAGCGCACTGGTTGATGCATTTGACAATACCTTGTCTCTCACTTCACTGGATTTCGCAGCTGACTTATGTCCTGATAAGTGGTGTTACAAAATAGCACAAGCCGTGCAAAAACTAAAAAATCTTCAGTCACTGAACTTTTGCTATCTTAATTTGATGATGCTCACTGTTAAAACAATAGCAAACATAACCCGTTCTAACAAATCATTAGCATCATTGAATATTGCAAATAACAACATTGATAATCCTGGTATAAATGAAATTCTTGATACACTTTTGTACAATAAAACATTGAGATTACTTGACATTTCTCTTAATGAATTAAGCTTTAAATGTGCCATAAAATTAGTACAAGTCTTGCAAAATAATAGTGTACTGACTTGTTTAGCATTAGGATCTAATAAAATTAGTGATGAGGGATGTTGTTATTTAGCCAAAGCATTGTCAGTGAACAAGACACTCACCTCACTTTACATACGAGACAACATGATAAGTGATGATGGAGCCAAAGAATTAGCCAGTGCCCTCCAAAGGAATACATCTTTATTACATCTCGACCTATCATTTAATGACATTACAGATAATGGTGCAATGGCTTTAATGCATGCTTTACATATTAATAATTGTCTAAAGGTTTTGTTTATTATATTTAATGATATTAATGATGAAGATTGTTTAGTATCTAACCAACATTTCAAAATTGATGATACAATCTTTGCATTAACCAATAATCTACAGTGTACTGTTTCCTTATTTTCTGCTCAGTTTGTGAGATGTAGATTTCAAAGACATATACTTTTTACCAAACTAAGATACTACAATGAATGGAAACAGGAAACACTAATTGGAATCAATACAATGAGTATGTATCATTTTATTCCAGAGGATCAGCTGAACTTTTTAAAGTATTATATTAATCAGTGGTTTGGAAAACAGTGA